TAAAGAGCGAAGCAATCAAAGTCCAGATAAGTGCGCCATTGGTAAGAAAGAGGGTTGGTCCAGGTTGAATTTGATATGTCTGGAATGCAACAAGAATGACGGCAGCAGTTGCTGATGTTGGTAGACCCAATGCAAGAAGTGGCACAAGAGCACCTGCTGCATTGGCATTATTTGCTGCCTCCGGCCCTGCAACACCTTCGATGGCGCCATGGCCAAATTCTTCAGGGTGTTTCGATAATTTCTTCTCCACCGAATAACTCAAGAATGTTGGAACTTCAGAGCCACCTGCAGGGATAACTCCAAGTGGAAAACCTAGCGCAGTGCCTCGAAGCCATGGCTTCCATGATCGCTTCAAATCATCACGAGACATCATCGCTTTGCCCTTCATAGGGATGATGTTCCATCCCATCTCCTTAAAGCGGCTAGCAATATAGAGAGCTTCACCGAGTGCGAAGATAGAGACGATGACGGGAACAGTTTCAATTCCTTCAACGGCTGCTTGGTTTCCAAATGTCAGTCGTGAAAGTCCAGATTGAAGGTCTGCGCCAACAAGTCCCAGAACAAGGCCAACTGCAAGTGAAATAAATCCACGTATTTGAGAAGCGCCAAGAAGGGATGAGACAGTAGTAAATGCCACCAGCATCAACGCTACATAGTCTGCAGCACCTACTTTGATTGCTAAATCTGCAATGGTTGGAGCAGTAAATGCCAAAATAAGTGTTGCAATAGTTCCTGCAACGAATGAGCCGATAGCAGCTGTTGCAAGAGCAGGGCCTGCGCGTCCATTACGCGCCATCTTGTTGCCCTCAAGGGCTGTGATAACTGAACCAGATTCGCCTGGAGTATTGAGCAAGATTGAAGTTGTCGATCCACCATACATAGCGCCGTAGTAAATAGCTGCAAACATAATGAGGGCAGAAGCTGGGCTGACTGTGTAGGTAATCGGAAGAAGAAGAGCAATTGCCAGTGCTGGACCAATACCAGGCAGGACTCCAACAAGGGTTCCAAGGAAAGTGCCGAGAAGTCCAAAGCCGAGGTTACTTAAGGTAAGTGCGCTGGCAAAACCATCGATCAGTGAATCAAAACTACTCATCAAAGGCCCTTCAAGATGCCGGCTGGAAGCTGGACGTGGAGAAAGTGTGTAAAGGAGTAATAAACAATGGAGATAAAGAGGGTGCCAAATACTGCAGCATGTAGGTGCTTCTTATTTCCAAATGCCACAGTAATACCAAAGAATGTGATGGAGGCGGCGATGATAAATCCAGCTCGCTCAATAAGAAGTAGATATGCAAACAGGGATCCAAGTACTAGCCCAAAGGTCTTGTAATCAGATTTTTCAATGGCATCGCCTGCTTCAAGACCTTCAGGCACTGCGCGGTCACCGCGCACAATATTAATCATGAGAAGTGCGCTTAACCCCATTAAGAGAATGGCGATAGCGAAGGGAAACACCTTAGGGCTGACAGTTAAGTTAAAGGCTGGAAGCTCTTTTGTTGCCGTATCCCAGAAAACAATAAGTCCAAGGAGAAAGAGTGAGCCCACAAATGTGAGCTCACTCTTTCCGCCTTGAGGCAATTTAACGTTGATGTCTAATTGACCTTACTTGATCAACTTGAAATCGGTGAGAACGTTGATGATTGCTGTGTTCTCTGTCTTGATCCACTTAGAGAATGCATCTCCAGCGCGGTACTCATCGATCCATGACTTAGCGACCAATGTGTCCTTCCAAGACTGTGTTGAGTGAAGTGCATCAATGACCTTAAGGGTATTGAGCAGATCAGCTGCAGGAAGATCTGCTGGTGCAAGGATTCCGCGCCAGTTACCGAATGTGAGATCCACACCCTGCTGGACGAGGGTCTTGCCCTTGATGACCTTAAGTGGCTTTGGAGAAGTCACTGCAAGTACGCGCATCTTTCCAGCTGCAACGTATGAAGCAAATTCAGATGTGCCTGAGATACCAACTGCTACACGTCCACCAATAACGTCAGGTGTAAGAGTTCCTCCACCTGAGTATGGGATGTAGTTAAGGTCTGTGGCCTTTACGCCAACAGTTGCAGCAAGTGTTGCCACTGTTACGTGGTCGACTCCGCCGTAGTTACCGCCACCAATTGCGACAGCCTTTGGATTTGCCTTGATATCTGCCATCAAATCATTGATTGTCTTGTACTTAGATGATGTTGGAACTACGAAAGCCTCAGCTTCGCGCATGATTCCAGCTACAGCGTTTGCTGTTGTGATGGTGAGCTTTGAACCGTTAGTGGCAAGACCACCAGGCATTGCAAATCCTGTAATAAGAAGCATGTCCTTGCGATCCTTCTGGTCATAGAAATATCCAAGACCAAGTGGCGCATTTGTCTTATATGTAACGGTGTAATCCTTAAGAAGGCCTTCCTTCTTCATTGCATCACCGATTGCGATTGCTGTTGTTCCGTAACCGCCACCGATTGCAGATGATGAAACCCATTCAAGAGTTCCGTATGGCTTCATTTCTGGATACCACCAGCGAAGAGTTCCTGCAAATGTTCCTGTTGCAACCTTGGTACATGTGAGATCAGATCCGTTCACACCACGAGCTGCAGCTTTTGTTCCTGCGCGAAGACATTCATCTCCAACGTTTGCCTTTGCCGCAGGCTTTGCACCAGCGTTTGCTGATGGCGCTGCAATAAGTGAGGCAGCAATAGCCAGAACACCGAGCGCAATAACTTTCTTCTTAAACATGATTTCTCCTTTTGGCACCCCGAGGGTCAGGGCCATTGGAGAAGAATCTAGATGTATCTATGGATAAATTGAATAGATATCGGGTAACAGATTGATATCAAGAAAAATTCTCACGATTTTTGAGCCTACGAAAGTGTGTCTGAGGTCTCAATTCCAAAGCGTGCAAGCTCGCCCTTGCCACCATCAATGGAGGTCAAAACAAAAGGCTTTCCATCTGGGCAGATCACATATGAATGCTCAAAGTGGGCACCACGAGATTGATCTGTTGAGACCACTGTCCAATCATCTGCGAGCACCTTGGTCTTATGTGTTCCACGAGTGATCATCGGCTCGATAGCAAGTGCCATTCCAGGAATGATTTCAGGACCATTTCCTGCTTTTCCAAAGTTGAGAACATGTGGCTCTTGATGCATCTCTGTGCCAATTCCGTGGCCACCATATTCTTGCAAGATTCCATATTTACCTTGCGAATTCACGTACTGCTCAATGGCATAACCGATATCTGAAAGCTTTCCACCATTCTTACCGGCAGCAATTCCCACCCACATAGATTCCTGACACACATCCATCAACTTCTGATCTGCAGGATCTACCTTTCCAATACCGATAGAGAATGCTGCATCTCCATGCCAGCCATCAATGATGGCACCGCAATCGATGGAGACAACATCGCCTTCATTAATGATGCGAGGTCCGGGAATTCCGTGAACAATTTCATCATTGATAGAGACGCAGATAGTTGCTGGAAAACCATGATAATTCAGGAAGTTCGGTGTGGCACCGCTTCGCTTGATGTGGGCTGCAGAGATTGCATCCAGAGCACTTGTGGTCATTCCAGGCTTAATCGCTTCACGGATAAGTTGATGAATTTCGGCAACTACTAATCCAGCACGGCGCATAACCTTGAGTTGTTCAAGGTCCTTAATCTGGATTGCCATAGAAGTAATTTAGCCGTGTACGCGGCTTAACGCAGTAATCGCGCGCTCTGTAATATCTGCAACATCGCCATCGGCTGAGATTGTGATGAGCAGGCCTTCTGTGCGATAGAAATCAACAATAGGTGCAGTCTGCTCTTCATAGACTGCAAGGCGCTTAGCAATCACTTCTTCCTTGTCATCTTCACGCTGGTAGAGCTCACCGCTACAAGAAACACACTTCGATGCTTCAGGGGAAGCCGGAGCGCCACAATCCTTACAGGTGCGTCGTGATGAAAGACGTTTGATGATGATCGCATTCTCAATCGCAAGCTCAAGAACCGCTTCCAGTGGTGTCTGCTTTTCAATCAAAAATGCGCGCAGTACTTCAGCTTGAACAGTATTTCGTGGGAATCCATCAAGGAGAAAACCGTTGATTGCATCATCATGAGTCAGGCGATCTTTGACCATCTCATTGGTAACTTCATCAGGAACTAACTGACCTGCATCCATATATCCCTTAGCTTGCAGACCTAGTGGTGTGCTTGCTTTGAGATTTGCTCGGAAGATATCCCCTGTTGAAATATGGGGAATCGAGTAGTGCGCGGCGAGAAACTGAGCTTGTGTTCCCTTACCAGCACCTGGTGGACCTACCAGGACTAAACGCATTACTTCAAGAAACCTTCATATGAACGCTGCTGCAACTGGCTCTCGATCTGCTTTGCAGTATCAAGACCGACACCGACAACGATAAGAATCGCAGTTCCACCGAATGGGAAGTTCTGTGATGCACCGAAGACGATGAGAGCAAGGATCGGAATAATTGCAACGAGTGCCAAATAGACAGATCCTGGAGCTGTGATGCGTGAGAGTACATATTGCAAGTACTCAGATGTTGGGCGTCCTGCACGGATACCTGGAATAAATCCACCGTACTTCTTCATATTATCTGCAACCTCATCAGGGTTAAATGTGATTGCAACATAGAAGTAGGTAAAGAAGATAATCAAGGTTGCATAGGCCACCATATAAATTGGGTGATCACCGCTGACCAAGTTACGTGAAATCCAGACAGCCCAGCTAGCTTGGCTATTGGTGAAGTTCACAAGAAGAGATGGGATATAAAGAAGAGATGATGCGAAGATAACCGGAATAACGCCAGCCTGGTTTACCTTGATTGGAATATAAGTTGATGTTCCGCCATATGCCTGACGTCCCACCATGCGCTTTGCATACTGCACAGGAATACGACGCTGAGCTTGCTCAACAAAGACAACTGCTGCAACAACGAGGACTCCGACTGCGCAGACAAAGAGGAATGCAAACAAGCCCTTTTGAAGCTTGATTGACCAGAGCTGGGATGGGAATCCTGCAGCGATAGATGTGAAGATCAAGATAGACATACCGTTACCGACGCCGCGATCTGTGATGAGCTCACCGAGCCACATGATCACAGATGTTCCGGCAGTCATTACAACAATCATTGTGAGAACGCGCTGCCATGAAGCATCAGGAATGATCGGAAGTGAACAACCTGAAATCAAACGACCTGGTGTGCGAGCAACCGCAACCAAACCAGTTGACTGCAAGATTGCAAGACCAATTGTTAAGTAACGTGTGTACTGAGTAAGAGTTGCTGTTCCTGACTGTCCCTCTTTCTTCAGCGCTTCAAAACGTGGAATAACCACAGTGAGCAGCTGAACGATGATGGATGCAGTGATGTAAGGCATGATGCCGAGTGCAAATACTGAGAGCTGAAGAAGTGCTCCACCAGAGAATAGGTTGATAAGTCCGAAGAGACCACCGGTCTGAGCCTGATCAATACATTGCTTCACATTTGTATATGAAACACCTGGTGTTGGGACAACAGAGCCAAAACGGAACAGAGCCATGATTGAGAGAGTGAAGAAGATTTTCTTACGAAGTTCTGGCGTCTTAAAGGCCATTCCAAATGCTGAAAGCATCAATCTTCTCCCTCTATCAAATCACGACTAGTTGTTTTTACAGTTTTGCTGTTGATCCGCCAGCTGCAGCAATCTTTTCGATCGCTGATGCTGAGAATGCATGTGCTGTAACAGATACCTTGACTGCAATATCGCCATTTCCAAGGACCTTTACGGGCAAGGAATCGCGAACTGCACCCTTTGCAATGAGATCTGCAACAGTGACATCCCCACCCTTAGGAAAGAGTGCGTTGATTGTTGAGACATTCACTGCCTGGTATTCAATGCGAGCTGGGTTCTTAAAACCACGAAGCTTTGGAAGACGCATAACGAGAGGAAGCTGACCACCTTCGAAACCAGGGCGAACCGTGTTACGAGCGTGAGTACCTTTTCCACCGCGACCTGCAGTCTTACCCTTTGATGCTTCACCGCGACCCTTACGAGTCTTAGCTTTCTTAGCACCTGGAGCTGGACGAAGATGATGAAGTTTAAGTGTCATCTTTATTCGACCTCCTCTACCTTGATCAAGTGGCGAGCAGCAACTGCCATGCCACGAATTTCTGGACGATCTTCCTTAACGACAACATCGTTGATTCGCTTAAGTCCGAGTGAACGAACAGTGTTACGAATCTCTGGCTTGTTGCCAACGGTTGACTTAACCTGAGTGATTTTCAAACGTGGCATTATGCACCAACTGTCATCTGTGAAGCGCGGATAATTGCTGCAGGTGCTACATCTTCGAGCGGACGACCGCGACGAGCTGCAATCTGTGCAGGTGACTCGAGCATCTTCAGCGCAGCAACGGTTGCGTGAACCATGTTGATTGCATTTGAAGAACCGAGAGACTTAGTAAGAACATCCTTAACTCCAGCGCACTCGAGTACGGCGCGAACAGGACCACCAGCGATAACTCCGGTACCTGGACTTGCTGGGCGAAGTAGAACTACGCCAGCCGCTGTCTCGCCCTGAACTGGGTGAGGGATTGTTCCTTGAACGCGAGGGACTGTGAAGAATGACTTCTTAGCTTCTTCAACTGCCTTAGCAATAGCTTGTGGAACTTCCTTAGACTTTCCATAGCCAATACCGACAGTGCCATTTTCATCGCCCACAACAACAAGTGCTGTGAATGAGAAGCGACGTCCACCCTTTACAACCTTTGACACGCGGTTAATGAAAACCACGCGCTCGGTGTAAGGAGACTTCTCCTTCTCGCGATCATCACGACGTTCGCGGCGTTCGCCACGACCTTTGCCTGCATTACCTTGGTTAGAAGGTGCACCAGTTGTAGGTGCTGCATCGTTAGTTGGATTAACAGCCATTAGAACTCCAATCCGTTCTCTCGTGCAGAATCTGCAACTGCTGCAATGCGACCGTGGTACTTATTACCTGCGCGGTCGAAGACAACTGTAGAAATTCCAGCTTTCTTAGCGCGTTCTGCAATGAGTGCTCCGACCTGCTTTGACTTATCTGTCTTATCGCCAGATGCCTTGCGTAGGTCTGCTTCCATTGTTGATGCGTAAGCAATTGTCTGGCTTGTGGTGTCATCAATGACCTGAACGAACAGGTGACGTGATGAACGTGAAACGACGAGGCGTGGACGTGATGGTGTGCCTGAGATCTTCTTACGAAGACGGAAAGCACGACGAGCACGCGCGTTCTGCGCTGAGCCCTTGCGGACCTTAACTCCGATTGCCATTACTTCTTACCTGCCTTTCCTGCCTTGCGGCGAACAACTTCGCCTTCAAGACGCAAGCCCTTGCCCTTATATGGATCTGCCTTGCGAAGCTTCTTAACCTTCGCTGCAGTTTCTCCAACGAGCTGCTTATCAATTCCGCTGATAATCAACTTTGTTGGTGACTCAACCTTGTAGGTGATTCCTTCTGGGGCTGGGAAGTTAATTGGGTGGCTGTAGCCGAGCTGGAATTCAAGATCCTTGCCCTTTTCAGCAACACGGTAACCAACACCGACGATGTTGATTGTGAGTGAGTAACCAGTTGTGACTCCGTGGACCATATTCGCAACAAGTGTGCGAGAAAGACCGTGAAGTGAACGAGTGACGCGCTCTTCGTTTGGACGAGCAACGGTGATAACACCATCTGCTTGTGAAACCTGGATAGGTGCTGGAACTGCAATTGCAAGTGAGCCCTTAGGTCCCTTGACTGCAACGTTCTGACCTGTGATTGAAATTTCTACACCGCTTGGAACAGCGATTGGCATACGACCGATACGTGACATTAGATAGTTACCATACGTAAGCGAGAACTTCTCCGCCTACACCCTTCTTATTTGCCTGCTTATCAGTCAAGAGACCTGACGATGTTGAAATGATTGCAACACCAAGTCCGCCGAGAACCTTAGGAAGCGCAGTTGACTTTGCGTAAACGCGAAGTCCTGGCTTGCTCACGCGGCGAAGGCCAGCGATTGAACGCTCGCGATTGGTGCCGAATTTAAGGTCAAGAACAAGGTTCTTACCTACTCCTGTTGTAGTTGCTTCAACGCGGTGATCTGCAATGAAACCCTCTTGCTTGAGGATCTCTGCAATTCGTACCTTGACCGATGATGACGGCATTGAAACCGTGTCATGGTAGGCAGAGTTCGCGTTGCGCAGACGTGAAAGCATGTCCGCGATTGGATCTGTCATTGTCATACGTGGCCTATGGCCTTTCTCGAATCAGTATCCAAACAATCTGTCTGGACTTTTTTCGTTTGTAGATTTACCAGCTTGCCTTTGAGATGCCTGGAAGTTCGCCGCGGTGCGCCATTTCACGGAAGCAGATGCGACAAATTCCAAATTTTTGGTAGACAGAGTGCGGACGACCGCAACGCTGGCAACGTGTGTAACCGCGAACCTTGAACTTTGGCTTGCGAGCAGCTTTAACCTTGAGTGATGTTTTAGCCATTCTTATGCCTCCTTGAAAGGAAAGCCGAGCGCCTTAAGTAGTGCGCGACCTTCGTCATCGTTCTTAGCTGTAGTTACGATTGTGATATCCATACCGCGTGTGCGATCGATCTTGTCCTGTTCGATTTCTGGGAATACAACCTGCTCGGTAAGACCGAAGGTGTAGTTGCCCTTTCCATCAAATTGCTTAGGTGAAAGACCGCGGAAGTCACGGATACGTGGAAGAGAGATTGAGAATAGGCGATCTGCGAACTCCCACATGCGATCTCCGCGAAGTGTGACGTGTGCACCAATTGGCATGTTCTCGCGGAGCTTGAACTGCGCGATTGACTTGCGTGACTTGGTGACCTGTGGCTTTTGACCAGTGATGATTGCAAGATCCTTGATGGCACCTTCAATAAGCTTTGCATCACGAGCAGCTTCACCAACACCCATGTTGACAACAATCTTGACGAGTGTAGGAATCTGCATTGGATTTGTATATCCAAATTCGCTCTTCAACGTTGGTTGGATTTCGCTCTTATAGCGAGCCTTGAGACGAACATCTGTAGTTGTACTCATTAGATGTCCTTTCCTGTGCGACGTGAGATACGAACATTGGATCCGTCTTCCGTTGTGCGAACGCCAAGACGTGTTGCCTTGCCATCTCCATCAACAATCATGACGTTTGAAATATGGATTGATGCTTCCTGTGTGATGATTCCGCCAACCTTGACGCCACGTTCGGTTGTTGATTCCTTTGTGTGGCGCTGAATGCGATTAACACCTTCAACAGTTACACGGGATCCATCTACATGAAGGACCTTGCCGGTTACGCCCTTGTTCTTGCCAGCGATAACCAAAACTTCGTCATCTTTCTTAATCTTCGCCATGGTTAGAGCACCTCCGGAGCGAGTGAAATGATCTTCATGAACTTCTTGTCGCGGAGTTCGCGAGCAACTGGTCCGAAGATACGAGTTCCGCGTGGTTCGCCGTCAGCCTTGAGGATGACAGCTGCGTTCTCGTCAAACTTGATGTAAGAACCGTCTGGACGACGACGCTCTTTAACTGTGCGAACGATGACAGCCTTAACGACCTCACCCTTCTTAACCTGTCCACCAGGAATTGCATCCTTGACTGAACAGACGATGATGTCACCGATGCCTGCGTAACGGCGCTTTGATCCTCCGAGTACACGAATACAGAGAAGCTCTTTAGCTCCTGTGTTATCCGCAACGCGTAGGCGGGATTCTTGTTGAATCATTTTTTATTCGCCCCTTACTTAGCTTTCTCGATGATTTGAACTAAACGCCAGCGCTTTGATGCTGAGATTGGTCGTGTTTCCATGATCAATACGCGATCGCCTGCGCCTGCTGAGTTTGTCTCATCATGTGCTTTGAGCTTGTGTGTGCGGCTCATGACCTTTGAGTACATACCGTGTGAAACACGATTTGAAACCTCAACGGTGATGGTCTTATCCATCTTGTCTGAGACAACAATGCCTTCACGAGTCTTACGGGATCCGCGATCTTCAACTGGATTTGTCATTATGCGGCGCCTCCAATTCCTAATTCGCGTTCACGAATGATTGTGTAGATACGAGCAATCTCTTTGCGAACTGCACCGAGACGACCATGTGATTCGAGCTGACCTGTTGCAGCCTGGAAGCGAAGGTTAAAGAGTTCTTCTTTACCTTCACGAAGCTTTGCAGTTAACTCTTCAGCAGTGAGCTGACGAAGTTCTTCATTAGTAATCGCCATGGTTATGCCTCCTCACGCTTTACAACGCGGCACTTCATTGGGAGCTTGTGAATCGCAAGGCGCATAGCTTCAGTAGCTACAGCCTCTGTTACGCCTGAAATTTCAAACATAATGCGACCTGGCTTCACGTTTGCGATCCACCATTCTGGAGAACCCTTACCGGAACCCATACGAGTTTCAGCAGGCTTCTTAGTAAGTGGACGATCTGGATAGATATTGATCCAAACCTTTCCACCACGCTTGATATAACGAGTCATCGCGATACGCGCTGCCTCAATCTGACGGTTTGTCACATATGCAGGAGCAAGTGCCTGGATACCGAAGTCTCCAAATGCAACCTGTGTTCCACCCTTTGATGCACCTGATCGTGATGGGTGGTGCTGCTTACGGTGCTTAACCTTGCGAGGAATTAACATTATTCAGCTCCTCCTTCTGCTGGTGCTGCAGGAGTTGTATCTGCTGCAACGGGAGCTGCTTGAGTTGTAGTTACCTCAGCGCGTGGAGCACGTGGTGTACGTGGTCCGCGGCGTTCTGGCTTTGGAGCGCGCGCTTCAGCAAGTGCCTTTTCAGCACGCTCTGCACGTGAACCAATAACTTCACCCTTGTAGATCCAGACCTTTACACCCAAGCGACCGAATGTTGTTGCAGCTTCATAGAAACCGTAATCAATATCAGCGCGAAGTGTGTGTAGTGGAACGCGTCCTTCACGATAGAACTCAGAACGTGACATTTCTGCACCACCGAGACGACCACCGCACTGAACACGAATGCCTTGAGCTCCTGCCTTCATCGCTGACTGCATTGACTTCTTCATTGCGCGACGGAATGAGACACGTGCAGCAAGCTGCTCGGCAATTCCTTGTGCAACAAGCTGTGCATCAATTTCTGGATTCTTCACTTCGAGAATGTTGAGCTGAACCTGCTTGCCGGTGAGCTTTTCAAGCTTCTGACGAAGAACGTCAGCTTCTTGTCCGCGACGACCGATAACGATTCCAGGGCGAGCAGTGTGAAGGTCGATACGTACACGATCACGTGTGCGCTCGATTTCGATGCGTGAAACGCCTGCGCGCTCCATACCCTTCTGCATAAGTCGGCGGATTTCGACATCTTCCTTGACGTAATCCTTGTACAACTTATCTGCATACCAACGTGACTTAAATTCAGTTGTGATGCCGAGACGGAAGCCGTGTGGGTTTACTTTTTGACCCATTAGTTGGACGCTCCCTTCTCTGCTGGTGTTTTAACTGCCGCTACTGGAGTAGCTAGCGGTGACTTATCTGAACGCTTTGGGTTACGTGTCTGCGCACGAGATGATGTGCGAGAGATCGACTTTGAGGTCGCCTTTGTATCGCTGACAGCAACTGAGATGTGGCTTGAACGCTTGAGGATACGGAAACCGCGACCCTGTGCACGTGGGCGAAAACGCTTCATTGTGCGTCCCTCGTCTACGAGCGCTTCAACAACCCAAAGCTCTGAAGCATCGCGGATTGCTGGGTTCTGCTGCTTCGCATTTGCGATTGCAGAGTTAAGAAGTGTGAACACATCTGATCCTGCAGCCTGCGGTGCAAACTTAAGAACGTTAAGAGCTTCATCGGCACGCATTCCACGAACCAAGTCGACAACGCGACGAGCCTTCTGTGGTGTGTGGCGAATGTCGCGCAATACTGCGCGAGCTACGAGTGCGTCTTGTGTATTAGGCACGAGTTGCTCTCCGATCATCTTTAACGTGTCCGCGGAATGTGCGTGTTGGTGAGAACTCACCAAGCTTGTGACCGATCATTGCGTCGGTGATAAATACAGGAACATGCTTGCGGCCGTCGTGTACCGCAATGGTGTGCCCAATCATTGAAGGCGAGATCATCGAACGTCGTGACCATGTCTTAATGACATTCTTTGTATTGGCTTCATTTTGGGCATCCACCTTTTTGGCGAGATGTCCATCAATGAATGGACCCTTCTTGAGACTACGTGGCATGAGGGCT
The genomic region above belongs to Candidatus Planktophila dulcis and contains:
- a CDS encoding tripartite tricarboxylate transporter permease — its product is MSSFDSLIDGFASALTLSNLGFGLLGTFLGTLVGVLPGIGPALAIALLLPITYTVSPASALIMFAAIYYGAMYGGSTTSILLNTPGESGSVITALEGNKMARNGRAGPALATAAIGSFVAGTIATLILAFTAPTIADLAIKVGAADYVALMLVAFTTVSSLLGASQIRGFISLAVGLVLGLVGADLQSGLSRLTFGNQAAVEGIETVPVIVSIFALGEALYIASRFKEMGWNIIPMKGKAMMSRDDLKRSWKPWLRGTALGFPLGVIPAGGSEVPTFLSYSVEKKLSKHPEEFGHGAIEGVAGPEAANNANAAGALVPLLALGLPTSATAAVILVAFQTYQIQPGPTLFLTNGALIWTLIASLFIGNTLLLILNLPLVRVWVQLLKVPRPYLFAGIVTFAMLGAYALNTSTFDVQVAIAIGIVGFLFRRFGMPITPLILGLILGPNLELQFRRALQISAGDYGTLWASPLSKVLYAVLLIALFTPIITKVMRKVRKDAHA
- a CDS encoding tripartite tricarboxylate transporter TctB family protein; protein product: MPQGGKSELTFVGSLFLLGLIVFWDTATKELPAFNLTVSPKVFPFAIAILLMGLSALLMINIVRGDRAVPEGLEAGDAIEKSDYKTFGLVLGSLFAYLLLIERAGFIIAASITFFGITVAFGNKKHLHAAVFGTLFISIVYYSFTHFLHVQLPAGILKGL
- a CDS encoding Bug family tripartite tricarboxylate transporter substrate binding protein translates to MFKKKVIALGVLAIAASLIAAPSANAGAKPAAKANVGDECLRAGTKAAARGVNGSDLTCTKVATGTFAGTLRWWYPEMKPYGTLEWVSSSAIGGGYGTTAIAIGDAMKKEGLLKDYTVTYKTNAPLGLGYFYDQKDRKDMLLITGFAMPGGLATNGSKLTITTANAVAGIMREAEAFVVPTSSKYKTINDLMADIKANPKAVAIGGGNYGGVDHVTVATLAATVGVKATDLNYIPYSGGGTLTPDVIGGRVAVGISGTSEFASYVAAGKMRVLAVTSPKPLKVIKGKTLVQQGVDLTFGNWRGILAPADLPAADLLNTLKVIDALHSTQSWKDTLVAKSWIDEYRAGDAFSKWIKTENTAIINVLTDFKLIK
- the map gene encoding type I methionyl aminopeptidase codes for the protein MAIQIKDLEQLKVMRRAGLVVAEIHQLIREAIKPGMTTSALDAISAAHIKRSGATPNFLNYHGFPATICVSINDEIVHGIPGPRIINEGDVVSIDCGAIIDGWHGDAAFSIGIGKVDPADQKLMDVCQESMWVGIAAGKNGGKLSDIGYAIEQYVNSQGKYGILQEYGGHGIGTEMHQEPHVLNFGKAGNGPEIIPGMALAIEPMITRGTHKTKVLADDWTVVSTDQSRGAHFEHSYVICPDGKPFVLTSIDGGKGELARFGIETSDTLS
- a CDS encoding adenylate kinase, coding for MRLVLVGPPGAGKGTQAQFLAAHYSIPHISTGDIFRANLKASTPLGLQAKGYMDAGQLVPDEVTNEMVKDRLTHDDAINGFLLDGFPRNTVQAEVLRAFLIEKQTPLEAVLELAIENAIIIKRLSSRRTCKDCGAPASPEASKCVSCSGELYQREDDKEEVIAKRLAVYEEQTAPIVDFYRTEGLLITISADGDVADITERAITALSRVHG
- the secY gene encoding preprotein translocase subunit SecY encodes the protein MLSAFGMAFKTPELRKKIFFTLSIMALFRFGSVVPTPGVSYTNVKQCIDQAQTGGLFGLINLFSGGALLQLSVFALGIMPYITASIIVQLLTVVIPRFEALKKEGQSGTATLTQYTRYLTIGLAILQSTGLVAVARTPGRLISGCSLPIIPDASWQRVLTMIVVMTAGTSVIMWLGELITDRGVGNGMSILIFTSIAAGFPSQLWSIKLQKGLFAFLFVCAVGVLVVAAVVFVEQAQRRIPVQYAKRMVGRQAYGGTSTYIPIKVNQAGVIPVIFASSLLYIPSLLVNFTNSQASWAVWISRNLVSGDHPIYMVAYATLIIFFTYFYVAITFNPDEVADNMKKYGGFIPGIRAGRPTSEYLQYVLSRITAPGSVYLALVAIIPILALIVFGASQNFPFGGTAILIVVGVGLDTAKQIESQLQQRSYEGFLK
- the rplO gene encoding 50S ribosomal protein L15, which translates into the protein MTLKLHHLRPAPGAKKAKTRKGRGEASKGKTAGRGGKGTHARNTVRPGFEGGQLPLVMRLPKLRGFKNPARIEYQAVNVSTINALFPKGGDVTVADLIAKGAVRDSLPVKVLGNGDIAVKVSVTAHAFSASAIEKIAAAGGSTAKL
- the rpmD gene encoding 50S ribosomal protein L30, which translates into the protein MPRLKITQVKSTVGNKPEIRNTVRSLGLKRINDVVVKEDRPEIRGMAVAARHLIKVEEVE
- the rpsE gene encoding 30S ribosomal protein S5; this translates as MAVNPTNDAAPTTGAPSNQGNAGKGRGERRERRDDREKEKSPYTERVVFINRVSKVVKGGRRFSFTALVVVGDENGTVGIGYGKSKEVPQAIAKAVEEAKKSFFTVPRVQGTIPHPVQGETAAGVVLLRPASPGTGVIAGGPVRAVLECAGVKDVLTKSLGSSNAINMVHATVAALKMLESPAQIAARRGRPLEDVAPAAIIRASQMTVGA
- the rplR gene encoding 50S ribosomal protein L18, which encodes MAIGVKVRKGSAQNARARRAFRLRKKISGTPSRPRLVVSRSSRHLFVQVIDDTTSQTIAYASTMEADLRKASGDKTDKSKQVGALIAERAKKAGISTVVFDRAGNKYHGRIAAVADSARENGLEF
- the rplF gene encoding 50S ribosomal protein L6, which codes for MSRIGRMPIAVPSGVEISITGQNVAVKGPKGSLAIAVPAPIQVSQADGVITVARPNEERVTRSLHGLSRTLVANMVHGVTTGYSLTINIVGVGYRVAEKGKDLEFQLGYSHPINFPAPEGITYKVESPTKLIISGIDKQLVGETAAKVKKLRKADPYKGKGLRLEGEVVRRKAGKAGKK
- the rpsH gene encoding 30S ribosomal protein S8: MTMTDPIADMLSRLRNANSAYHDTVSMPSSSVKVRIAEILKQEGFIADHRVEATTTGVGKNLVLDLKFGTNRERSIAGLRRVSKPGLRVYAKSTALPKVLGGLGVAIISTSSGLLTDKQANKKGVGGEVLAYVW
- a CDS encoding type Z 30S ribosomal protein S14, encoding MAKTSLKVKAARKPKFKVRGYTRCQRCGRPHSVYQKFGICRICFREMAHRGELPGISKASW